One Solibacillus sp. R5-41 DNA segment encodes these proteins:
- the menD gene encoding 2-succinyl-5-enolpyruvyl-6-hydroxy-3-cyclohexene-1-carboxylic-acid synthase: MNEREILTNYVYKIVATLVQAGVKNVVVSPGSRSTPLAYAFASTEALQLHRQVDERAASFYALGLAKSTAEPVVLLCTSGTAAANYYPAIIEAKYARIPLIILTADRPHELREVGAPQTINQVRIYGENVKWSVEFPIPDDAPQTLPFIERHTVRAVNIAMTAPYGPVHLNIPFREPLLIDFQENLPKSIFTRSFISELAPSKIAISELSQVINQTRTGMIIVGELPLGTDTSYLWDFVRKVQWPVLIESLSNLRTEVPEDCQLYAISTYDALLKNERFKRNVTPQTVIRFGAQPVSKFLMKFIEQAMPQSYVIIDEDPIYRDSTHVSTHFIHGLVGQWLADMTIDNRLTEVPFAQFWKMADLLALDVIEKYANNATDEGAMVQAMLENLPNEADLFVSSSMPIRDLDTFLTTSQKDLQVFANRGTNGIDGVMSTALGFSKGRPQRQTYLLIGDLAFLHDLNAFIATRYQSCDLTVIVMNNDGGGIFSYLPQASVEAHYEQLFGTPTALTFEQVADMYEFDYKKASNVEELVTALQEPKQSAVKIIEGFTNRADNVKEHRALWSRIQEVLNEWLESL, translated from the coding sequence ATGAATGAACGTGAAATATTAACAAATTATGTTTATAAAATTGTCGCAACGCTTGTACAAGCAGGTGTTAAAAATGTGGTTGTTAGTCCTGGATCACGCTCAACACCACTTGCTTATGCATTTGCATCAACAGAAGCGTTACAATTGCATCGACAAGTTGATGAACGTGCGGCATCCTTTTATGCGCTAGGATTAGCAAAATCAACAGCGGAGCCAGTAGTACTTTTATGTACTTCTGGCACGGCCGCAGCAAATTACTACCCAGCGATTATAGAGGCAAAATATGCTCGTATTCCACTGATCATTTTAACGGCGGATCGTCCGCATGAATTACGTGAGGTTGGCGCACCGCAAACGATTAATCAAGTGCGTATATATGGTGAAAATGTAAAATGGTCGGTAGAATTTCCAATTCCAGATGATGCACCTCAAACATTGCCATTTATTGAGCGACATACAGTGCGCGCGGTTAATATTGCGATGACTGCCCCTTATGGACCGGTTCATCTCAATATCCCGTTCCGTGAACCATTATTAATTGATTTTCAAGAAAATTTACCTAAATCAATATTTACTCGCAGCTTTATTAGTGAGTTAGCTCCTTCAAAAATAGCGATTTCAGAATTATCACAAGTTATTAATCAAACGCGTACAGGGATGATTATTGTTGGGGAATTGCCACTTGGGACAGATACGTCTTACTTATGGGATTTCGTTCGCAAAGTACAATGGCCTGTCTTGATTGAAAGCTTATCAAATTTACGAACAGAAGTACCTGAAGACTGCCAGCTTTACGCGATTTCTACATATGATGCATTATTGAAAAACGAGCGATTTAAACGCAATGTCACACCACAAACGGTCATTCGCTTTGGTGCACAGCCTGTATCGAAGTTTTTAATGAAATTTATTGAACAGGCAATGCCACAAAGCTATGTCATTATTGACGAAGATCCAATATACCGTGACTCAACACATGTTTCTACCCATTTTATTCACGGGCTTGTTGGACAATGGTTAGCTGACATGACGATTGATAATCGATTAACAGAGGTTCCGTTTGCACAATTTTGGAAAATGGCTGATTTGCTCGCATTAGATGTCATTGAAAAATATGCAAATAATGCGACGGATGAAGGGGCAATGGTGCAGGCGATGCTCGAAAACTTACCGAATGAAGCTGATTTATTCGTGAGTAGTAGTATGCCAATTCGTGATTTGGATACGTTTTTGACAACTTCTCAAAAAGATTTACAAGTGTTTGCGAATCGGGGGACAAATGGTATTGACGGTGTGATGTCAACAGCGCTTGGATTTAGCAAGGGGCGACCACAGCGTCAAACGTATCTATTAATCGGGGATTTAGCATTTTTACATGATCTGAATGCTTTTATTGCCACGCGTTATCAATCATGTGATTTGACGGTTATTGTAATGAATAATGACGGTGGAGGCATCTTCTCCTACTTACCACAAGCATCGGTGGAAGCGCATTATGAGCAGTTATTCGGTACGCCAACAGCACTTACATTCGAACAAGTTGCGGACATGTACGAATTTGATTATAAGAAGGCATCGAACGTCGAAGAACTTGTCACAGCACTACAGGAACCAAAACAAAGTGCTGTGAAAATTATTGAAGGATTTACGAATCGGGCAGATAATGTCAAGGAACATCGTGCATTATGGAGCCGCATTCAAGAGGTGCTAAATGAATGGCTCGAGTCACTGTAA
- a CDS encoding isochorismate synthase MenF, with product MQHKWYNATEIEVGLNSKRSFYMETIEVSHLSALAFFTAGESLYGKRRFYWQNREKTFTLVGLGHAYVIENNDGDNRFDQVECEWKKLTNQIVQVEHELQPILFGGFTFDPKNEVSGEWTSFPQSYFTVATHQLVIRNDKVYVTIHLITDDKNSESILGNLRKERDEFIHAVQMNEVKTYSKPLMISYEEPHKEAYLQSIDQVTDLIKAKEAQKVVIARSLALQFDQAISSPQILSRVVNEQPESYLFGLEHQDMLFYGASPERLVKVENGKAYSSCIAGSIKRGQTVEEDDALGQSLLNDTKNRGEHHYVVEMITETFEKNCSEVKVPNGPKLLKIRDIQHLYTPVEGKLHEDATILQLVKHLHPTPALGGVPRIQALEMIRKYEPMNRGLYAAPIGWLDADGNGEFAVAIRSATLVKDKAYLYAGGGIVEDSEAASEYDETLVKFRPMLRALGGQLHE from the coding sequence CGAAGCGAAGTTTTTATATGGAAACAATAGAGGTGAGCCATTTATCCGCGTTGGCTTTTTTTACGGCGGGTGAATCGCTTTACGGGAAACGTCGATTTTATTGGCAAAATCGTGAAAAAACGTTTACATTAGTTGGCTTAGGACATGCTTATGTAATCGAAAATAACGATGGAGATAATCGTTTCGATCAAGTAGAGTGTGAATGGAAAAAATTGACGAACCAAATTGTTCAAGTAGAACATGAATTACAGCCAATTTTATTTGGTGGCTTTACGTTCGATCCAAAAAATGAAGTATCCGGGGAATGGACAAGTTTTCCTCAAAGCTATTTTACAGTGGCCACGCATCAACTAGTCATTCGTAATGACAAAGTGTATGTAACGATTCATTTAATTACAGACGACAAAAATAGTGAATCGATTTTGGGAAATTTACGAAAAGAGCGTGATGAATTCATTCATGCAGTACAGATGAATGAAGTTAAAACGTATTCGAAGCCTTTAATGATTAGCTATGAGGAACCTCATAAAGAAGCGTATTTACAATCAATTGATCAAGTAACGGATTTGATTAAAGCGAAAGAGGCACAAAAGGTTGTTATTGCACGTTCATTAGCGTTGCAATTTGATCAAGCCATATCATCTCCTCAAATTTTATCGCGTGTTGTAAATGAACAGCCTGAGAGCTATTTATTTGGATTGGAGCATCAGGATATGCTATTTTACGGGGCATCTCCTGAACGATTAGTTAAAGTAGAAAACGGTAAAGCTTATTCTTCTTGTATTGCAGGTTCAATTAAGCGCGGCCAAACAGTAGAAGAAGATGATGCGCTTGGACAAAGCTTATTAAATGATACGAAAAACCGTGGTGAGCATCATTATGTAGTGGAAATGATTACAGAAACATTCGAAAAAAATTGCTCAGAGGTAAAAGTGCCAAACGGTCCAAAATTATTAAAAATAAGAGATATTCAGCATTTATATACGCCAGTGGAAGGTAAGTTACATGAGGATGCGACAATTTTACAATTAGTAAAGCATTTGCACCCAACCCCTGCTCTAGGTGGTGTTCCGAGAATTCAAGCGCTCGAAATGATTCGAAAATATGAGCCAATGAATCGCGGGCTTTATGCAGCTCCAATTGGCTGGTTGGACGCCGATGGAAACGGAGAGTTTGCCGTTGCAATTCGTTCGGCTACGTTAGTGAAGGACAAGGCTTATTTATATGCAGGGGGCGGCATTGTAGAGGATTCTGAAGCCGCTTCAGAGTATGACGAAACGCTCGTGAAGTTCCGTCCAATGTTACGAGCTTTAGGGGGACAATTACATGAATGA